Proteins encoded within one genomic window of Hevea brasiliensis isolate MT/VB/25A 57/8 chromosome 8, ASM3005281v1, whole genome shotgun sequence:
- the LOC110659846 gene encoding putative pectinesterase/pectinesterase inhibitor 24 encodes MSSLKAYGKVDEAEQARLDARRRTRKRITIISLSSILLVAIVVAAVVGTRASTGNSKNGGDQAKSLSASAKAVCDVTLYKDSCYSSLAPLAKSNQLQPEELFKLSIQVAMNELSKASRYFSANNGLLFRGVTDNMTIAALNDCNDLLSLAMDHLNSSLSSAGDVSALDAVDDLRSWLSAAGSCQQTCIDGLEEANLKANAQNYLKNTSELTSNSLAIITWICKVASSVKMRRLMSYDDEDKVNMPKWLHQSDRKLLQTKDLKKIADVIVTQDGSGKYKRIRDALKSVPDKSKKRFVIYVKKGTYNENVRVEKSKWNVMIIGDGMNATIVSGSLNIVDGTPTFSTATFAVFGKGFIARDMGFQNTAGAIKDQAVALMSTGDQSVFYRCSINAFQDTLYAHSNRQFYRECNIYGTVDFIFGNSAVVLQNCNILPRRPMLGQQNTITAQGRFDPNQNTGISIQNCTIQPFGNLSTVQTFLGRPWKNYSTTVYMNSMMGSLIDPSGWLPWTGNTAPPTIFYAEFRNFGPGSSSKNRVKWKGLKNISNKLASQFTVKAFIQGDKWIPDTGINYKPGL; translated from the exons ATGTCTTCTCTCAAGGCCTATGGGAAAGTTGACGAAGCCGAGCAAGCGAGACTCGACGCTCGTCGAAGAACTAGAAAGAGAATTACCATCATAAGCCTCTCCTCGATATTGCTTGTGGCTATTGTGGTGGCAGCCGTGGTAGGAACTCGAGCTTCTACTGGCAATTCCAAAAATGGTGGTGATCAAGCTAAATCCCTTTCTGCTTCAGCTAAGGCAGTATGTGATGTTACATTGTATAAGGATTCTTGTTACAGTAGTCTTGCTCCTTTGGCTAAATCTAACCAGCTTCAACCAGAAGAGCTCTTCAAGTTGTCAATTCAAGTGGCCATGAATGAGCTGTCAAAAGCCTCTCGATACTTCTCTGCCAATAATGGTTTGCTTTTCCGTGGTGTCACCGATAATATGACCATTGCAGCCCTTAATGATTGCAATGATCTTCTAAGTTTGGCGATGGACCATTTAAATAGTTCATTGTCCTCTGCTGGTGATGTCTCTGCGCTTGATGCTGTGGATGATCTCAGAAGTTGGCTAAGTGCTGCTGGTTCTTGTCAACAGACGTGCATTGACGGGTTAGAGGAGGCCAATTTAAAGGCTAATGCTCAAAATTATCTTAAGAATACTTCTGAACTAACTAGCAATAGCCTGGCCATTATCACATGGATTTGCAAGGTTGCAAGCTCAGTGAAGATGAGACGTTTAATGAGCTATGATGACGAAGACAAGGTGAATATGCCCAAGTGGCTGCATCAAAGTGATCGTAAACTACTTCAAACTAAAGATTTGAAGAAGATCGCGGACGTTATTGTTACACAAGATGGATCTGGAAAGTACAAAAGAATCCGCGATGCCCTTAAATCTGTTCCAGATAAAAGCAAGAAGAGGTTCGTCATCTATGTGAAGAAAGGAACTTATAACGAAAACGTTCGTGTTGAGAAATCAAAATGGAATGTCATGATTATCGGGGACGGAATGAATGCAACGATAGTGTCTGGAAGCCTCAACATTGTGGACGGAACTCCCACATTCTCAACTGCAACTTttg CTGTTTTTGGCAAGGGCTTCATTGCCAGAGATATGGGATTCCAGAATACGGCTGGTGCGATCAAGGATCAAGCAGTGGCATTGATGTCTACTGGGGACCAATCGGTCTTTTATCGGTGCAGCATCAATGCTTTTCAGGACACTCTCTATGCACATTCTAACCGTCAATTCTACCGCGAATGCAACATATATGGAACCGTTGATTTTATCTTTGGAAATTCAGCAGTTGTGCTTCAAAACTGCAATATACTGCCCCGGAGACCTATGCTTGGTCAACAGAACACCATCACAGCCCAAGGAAGGTTTGATCCCAATCAAAATACTGGGATTTCAATCCAGAATTGCACCATTCAACCATTCGGAAACTTGAGTACTGTCCAAACTTTCCTTGGACGACCTTGGAAGAATTACTCAACCACTGTATACATGAATTCCATGATGGGAAGCTTGATCGACCCCAGTGGATGGTTACCATGGACTGGGAATACAGCACCTCCTACCATATTTTATGCAGAATTTCGGAACTTTGGACCCGGTTCGTCGTCAAAGAATAGAGTCAAATGGAAGGGCTTGAAAAATATTAGCAACAAACTAGCTAGCCAATTTACTGTCAAGGCGTTCATCCAAGGGGACAAGTGGATCCCAGACACTGGCATTAACTACAAACCTGGTTTATGA